TTGAGCCGCAGTGGTTGCAGTTGTTGTGTTTGAGTTTAGTGTTAATGCGTTGCCAGCCCCTTAGGCGGGCGTTATGCTTAATCCATAAAAATCAGCAGGTTGTGATTGTCAATTCCTTTGGCATTTCGTTCGGGTTTTGTCGGCAATTCAATATTGTTTTTCGCTGCCTAATGAAACGGCAATGTGTTTGGCGCTGTAAATTCCAAGTTATTGCCTCATTGGAATATTGAGTCTGCGCGAGTTGAGTTTTGCTCTTTCAAGTCGCTTTGAGCAGTTTGGTGCCTTTACTTACAGGCTAGAAGTTTGTCGGCAATTGAGCATTGTTTTTCGCTGCCTAATGAAACAGCAGTGTGTCTGTCGCTGTAAATTTTAGTGTCATTGCCTCATTCAGTTGTCGTGCACATGCGTGGTGAGTTGGTCTGTCGGAGAGGGTTTCCACATTGGCCTAGTTGCTAAATGAAAGCCTGCATTGGTCAGTGCATAGGTAAAAGTTGAGCCAGTTCTAATTCAAGGAAAGTCGAAGTTTAGCCAATGATTTCAGTGAGTTATTCTTGGGTTGGCTCAAATGTAAAGTGTTGAAGCTTAAGCATAACAAACGCCTCAAAGGGACTGCCAACGCGCGGCGTTTCCAGTCCCATTGAGCCGCGGTGGTTTCGGCTGTTGTGTTTGAGTTTAGTGGTAATGCGTTGTCAGCCCCTTAGGCGGGCGTTAACTGGCAAAATGGAAATGTCAAAAGCATCTGAGCAAAAGGAGTTTGCAAATGTTTCGTTGTGGGCAATGCCGTCATTTCGAAAAAGCTAAAAATAATCTCAAGGATCTTTGTGGTGCTTGGGAACAACCTACGACTGCAACGCGTGAAGCTTGTGGATTTTTCATGCTCAGAAAACCAGCCCGAGATGTGAAAACACCAAACGAAGAGTAGAGTAATCTTCTTTGTGTTGGTTAAAAGTGCAGTGAAAATCATAAGCACTGGCCAGTTAACAAACGCCTCAAGAGGGACTGTCAACGCGTGGCGTTTCCAGTCCCATTGAGCTGCGGTGGTTACGGTTGGTGTGTTTGAGTTTTGTGTTATGCGTTGTCAGCCCCTTAGGCGGGCGTTAGGTATTTGGAGTTATCATGAGAGCTATCGTTTTGATTCTTTGCGCCGTTTTATTGAATGGCTGCTTGGGCATGCCCGAATCAGTAAAACCGGTGTCGTATTTTGAACTGAACAACTATTTAGGTAAATGGTACGAGGTTGCTCGACTCGATCACTCCTTTGAAAGAGGTTTAAGTCAGGTTACTGCGGAATACAGTGCTCGAAATGATGGTGGTATTTCGGTTCTTAATCGTGGCTATTCTGAAGAGAAAGGTGAGTGGAAGGAGGCGGAAGGTAAAGCTTACTTTGTGAATGGCTCAACAGATGGCTATCTGAAGGTTTCATTTTTTGGCCCGTTTTATGGCTCCTACGTAGTGTTTGAGTTAGACCGTGAAAACTACAGTTATGCTTTTGTGTCAGGGCCGAATACAGAATATCTGTGGTTACTTTCAAGAACGCCGACTGTAGAACGAGGCATTCTGGATAAGTTCATAGAAATGTCGAAAGAGCGTGGTTTTGATACAAATCGGCTCATTTACGTTCAGCAGCAATAAATACCTAACAAACGCCTCAAGAGGGACTGTCAACGCGCGGCGTTTCCAGTCCCATTGAGCCGCGGTGGTTGCAGTTGTTGTGTTTGGGTTTAGTGGTAATGCGTTGTCAGCCCCTTAGGCGGGCGTTATGCTTAATCCATAAAAATCAGTAGGTTGTGTTTATTGATTTCTTTGGCACTTTGTTCAGGTTTTGTCGGCAATTCAATATTGTTTTTCGCTGCCTAATGAAGCGGCAATGTATCTGGCGCTGTAAATTCTGAGTGATTGCCTCATTGGAATATTGAGTCTGCACGAGTCGAGTTTTGCTCTTTCAAGTCGCTTTGAGCAGTTTGGTGCCTTTACATACAGGCTTAAAGTCTGTCGGCAATTGAGCATTGCTTTGCGCTGTCTAATGAAACGGCAATGTGTCTGTCGCTGTAAATTTCAGTGTCATTGCCTCATTGAGTTGTCGTGCCCATGCGTGGTGAGTTGGTTTGTCGGAGAGGTTTTCCACATTGGCCTAGTTGCTAAATGAAAACCTGCATTGGTCAGTTCATAGGTAAAAGTTGAGCCAGTTCTAATTCAAGGCGATTCGAAGTTTGGTCAATGATTTCAGTGGGTTATTCTAGGGTTGGCTCAAATGTAAAGTGTTGAAGCTTAAGCATAACAAACGCCTCAAGAGGGACTGTCAACGCGTGGCGTTTCCAGTCCCAATGAGCCGCGGTGGTTTCGGTGGTTGTGTTTGGGTTTGGTTGTTATGCGTTGTCAGCCCCTTAGGCGGGCGTTAGCTTCTTAAAGCAAAAATCATCAAAATCTGGGGTTAATTGCTTTGAAAACTCAGCTTTTATCATTCAAATTTCACAACTTGGCTTTCGAGTTTTTCTGATGCTGACTGGGTGAACGTGTTGAATGCTCAGCAGGTTCAAAGTCGCTGAAAACCCACAATCCTCGATGCTTCAAGGCTGTTGAATGTTCCACACAGCAAGTTTGGTTTCACAAAAGGCTGCATCATCGCTGTGATCTTGCTTTCTTTGTCGCGGACTCTTAACAGTGGCCAACTTAGCCTAGATCGTTTTAAGTTTTGTCAGCCAACTTCACAGCTTTTGGCGTTGGACGTGTGTTTGTGTGAAGCTTCTGCGTAAAATGCTTTTCAATCAAATGTGTTTAAAAATCATTGTTAAACAATAGGCTACGAAGCTAACAAACGCCTCAAGAGGGACTGTCAACGCGTGGCGTTTCCAGTCCCAATTAGCCGCGGTGGTTACGGGTGTTGTGTTTGAGTTTAGTTGTTGTGCGTTGCCAGCCCCTTAGGCGGGCGTTATGCTTAATCCATAAAAATCAGTTGGTTGTGTTATCGATTTCTTTGGCATTTCGTTCAGGTTTTGTCGGCAATTCAATATTGTTTTTCGCTGCCTAATGAAGCGGCAATGTATCTGGCGCTGTAAATTCTGAGTGATTGCCTCATTGGGTTTTTGAGTCCACGCGAGGTGAGTTTTGCTCTCTCAAGTCGCTTTGAGCGGTTTGGTGCCTTTATTTACAGGCCGAAAGTTAGTCGGCAATTGAGTATTGTTTTGCGCTGCCTAATGAAACGGCAATGTTTCTATCGCTGTAAATTTTAGTGTCATTGCCTCATTGAGTTGTTGTGCTCATGTGTGGTGACTGGGTTTGTCGGAGAGGGTTTCCACATTGGCTAATTTGTAGG
This genomic window from Vibrio metoecus contains:
- a CDS encoding lipocalin family protein is translated as MRAIVLILCAVLLNGCLGMPESVKPVSYFELNNYLGKWYEVARLDHSFERGLSQVTAEYSARNDGGISVLNRGYSEEKGEWKEAEGKAYFVNGSTDGYLKVSFFGPFYGSYVVFELDRENYSYAFVSGPNTEYLWLLSRTPTVERGILDKFIEMSKERGFDTNRLIYVQQQ
- a CDS encoding DUF3709 domain-containing protein; the protein is MLSLHESSFALSSRFEQFGAFTYRLKVCRQLSIALRCLMKRQCVCRCKFQCHCLIELSCPCVVSWFVGEVFHIGLVAK
- a CDS encoding cell shape-determining protein MreC, translating into MVLSFVSQLHSFWRWTCVCVKLLRKMLFNQMCLKIIVKQ